The genomic region TCTTCTGGTTTGGCCAGAGTGAGATGAGCTATGTGGGCTGTCTGGTCCAAATGTTCTTCATCCACTCCATATCTGCCTTTCAGTCTGCCATCCTGATGACCATGGCCTTtgaccgctatgtggccatctgtgAGCCCCTGTGCTATGCCATCATTCTTTCCAATAGTCACATTGGGCTCATTGGCCTACTCAGTTTAGTGAGAGCCATCTTTTTCATTCTGCCCATGCCTGTCCTCCTCCAGAACATGCCTTTTCATGCAAATCATGTCATCCCAACCACCTACTGTGAGCACATGGCTGTGGTGAAGATGGTGTGTGTGGCCACCACAGTCAACCGGATATATGGTCTGGTGGTGGCCTTGTTGGTTGCAGGGCTAGACATCTCAGCTATTGCCTCCTCTTATGTGCTTATCATCTGGGCTGTTCTGCGACTGTCTTCTAAAGAAGCCCACCACAAAGCAGTCAACACCTGTACCACATATATCTGTGTTATGCTTATGCTTATGCTTATCTCTTACACACCTTCactgttctcttttctcactCACCGCTTTGGCAGGAGAATTCCACCCCATGTGCGCACCATTCTTGGAAACCTCTACTTCCTTGTACCTCCAATGCTCAATCCTATTATTTATGCAGTGAAAGCCAAGGAGTTTTGGGACAAACTGACCAAATATGGGTGCTGGGAGAAGGAGCCCATTACCATTGTCCATGGTCAGAAGCTTGTCTGATCATCCAGCACTGGTGGGTatgaggaaaaaatgttaaatggaaaCAGTTTCTGGGCAAATTTTCAAGTGGCAGAAATGTGTCATGTGGTCAGACTGACTACCAGAATCCTTAGATACAGAGGCTAAGTCACAGGAGACTTCCTTGTTTTCAGTAACTCCGAAGTAAGACTATCATCCCCTTTGAAATGAAGGTAGTGATACAGTCTCTCCATACTGACATGTTGGTTGGGCAAATTATATGTGATCATGTTTGTAAAAGGACTCCAAATAACAGCACTTGCTGAACACACGTGAAATAAGGTGGAATGTTTCCTATGCAGGCaacataaaagaaagaatgacttGCCCACCAACATGCCATGCAAAGCCAAGGTGTGTTGGGTGTGAGTGTGCATTTGTATTTGAGTGTTTAAGGAGAAGTGGAGGTGCAGACTGGGGACAGTGAGAAGGGACAAGGAAAGTACAAGATAGTATTTGTAGTTACTATGTTATTTTCTTTGCTGGCTGGCTTTACCTGTGGGTAGAAGACTTTATTGTCTCCATGAAGAACCAAGGAATATGCATAGGAGATATAATCTGTAACACTCAGAGACAtttcagaggaaaaggaaaaaatggaagctcCTGAGACTAAAGGTTTAAAAACATTTGACCTAATTTTATACTTGTAAAAACTCCCAGAGTCACCTCTCCTGCTTCTCTCAACTAATTCCCTGTTTGGCAAGATTCTCTTACAAGGAGAACTTTTGAGAATGTCCCGTTAGTGGTTTTAGTTGTAAAAGTCTGTTTTATACTGGAACTCATTAATTACAAACCTCTGCAAGGCAGTTTCTGTGGGTGTCCAGGGAGAAGTCCTGAACAGGTACTCATGGCAGCTGTGGAGGTCAGATCCTGTGCCCAGATGTGGGAATTCATTACATTCAGAGGATATTCTTTCTTCTCTAGAGAATTAATGTGGTTGTAATGGCAAGTACTAGAAGCTGCATGGAGCTTGAAAGCAGAAAGATTCTAGTGTTTTCATCCTATTGTAGAACTTGTATATGAGGcaaaattcagtgaaaatatgCCTATCCTTAATGCCAGGTGGCCACTATTTAGATGGAACTCTTACGATACTTCAACTGGAGGGAGATGAATGAAACTTCTTTAGAGTGTTGTGCCTGCTgtaggaaataataaatgaatgtttcCAGTAGCCTGAACAGTTCAGTAACAAGGACTGAGAAAGGTAGGATATTTCAGAACTTGAAATAAGGGGCACAACCTTCAAGGCAAAAAAATGAGGATTGAATCGGAAGTGTCTTTTCTATGAATGGAAGAAtcaggagcagagggtgaggagcagagtCCCGCCTGTCTGAAAGGAGTACCAAGGTCAGACATTGAATCCTCCACAAAACATAGACACaattcaaaccaaaacaaaaccctgagcACAAGGTTTGATGATTAATAATTTAATTGACAAATAAGTACCAGAGAGTGAACAGGCCTGAGGCACTCATCATCTGAGGAGCTGTGATAGCAGGAGGCTTAGGTTTCGCTGAGATCTGAGagtggttttcttttcatctgaTTTGAAAGGATTTCGGGTACAGAAGGGAATCCACCTGCTGCAaatagttttccttctgttttttggtGAGCTGTTCTATAAACATGAGAAGTCTTTCTTTGTTGCACTGATATTGTGGGCTAAAAATTTATTAAGTCTTGAACACTATACATTTGGGAGAATGTGTGGGGAACCCTGGCAGTAGCAGCTGACTCCGGGAAAACTTGGGGAACTAGAAAATCGAAGAAGCCACCACAGGAAGCCTGACTATGTCTGCCTTTCTCACTGAGCATTTTTCCTTCTTCACAAGTGTTATTAATCTGTGGTTGATTGTTCTTACTGCAGGATGAGCTTGATTTCTCTCCTGTGGCCTTGCTGTAAATGTGCCAGATGATGATATGGGACACAGTACTGATTCCCAACTCAGGGTTGGCTGCTTGCTGCTTGGAAAATCCATACCAGATAGACAAGTGATGGTGGGGAGAAAGGTTGCTTTTTCAGGAAGCCGGCAACTTGGGAAGTTGGTGGACTAATGTCTCAAAGACATCTTCCCTGTCCAGGTGCAATCAGAAGGTGTTAAAGGGAAGGCTTGGGGAAAAGTTGGGGGGCTCTGTGTAGGAGAAGGAGGTGTGCAGGCAGTTACTCTCATGTGGATATCTGAATGGACCCTCTGGTGTCCCTGGCAGCTATTTTTGAATATAGTCAGGACTTATCTTCTGGGAAAGTTCTGGTCCTTCATTCCTCAAGGCTGGTTGTCTGCAAATTTCAAGGAGAGTAAATTTGTTCTGCTACAGAGCAAGGCCTCATGTCAGCAAGCAAGGAGTTCATAAGCTTGCAGCTAGTTAACCTTAATACTGGTTGCAGTGTTGTTATGTTTACAAACATGTCAACTGACTAGTTTACCCTTCACCCTATAGAATTGTTCCTAGCCATGCAAAAATCAGAACaatgttcatatgttttgttaTCTTGGTCAAGTTTAAATCACTTTCTGCTTGGCTGTCAGGTCTTTGGAGGCTGAAACAATGTTGaatccatttcattttcattatctttCCTGAGGGATTTCTGCCTGGAGATGTCCTAAACCCCCAGATAAATTACAGATTATTATAACAAAATGATTATATAATGGTTTTGTGTATAATTAACTCCTAAAAAATTCTTAAGCAGGCAACAACTCTCACTGGAATCTGAGGTACTAGGGCAGAAGACCTGGAGTTTTCACCACTGAGGAGTATATGCTGGGTGTTCCAGAAAGCAGGGCCTAAGACAAAGGCTTGCATATTAGCGCCTTATTTAGAAAAGTGATCACAGGAGGTGTGGTGTGAAAAACAGGTggaatgaaaactgaaaagaggAAAAGCCAATACAGGGAATTTTTTTATCCAGTTACGGAGGACTAGTGGAGACTGGTGTCCAACGCTGCCAGGACCAGCTGAAGAGTCTTAGGAAATGCATTTAAGAATTGTCATCCCCGAGAGCTGAGAGGATTCTACCCAATGGCTCCTATGGAGCTCAAGGCTCCTGTGGGGCTCACGTCCTCAACCCCAGTAATTCGTGGTTGTATACACATGGCAGCAGAGCTGCTGGCTGGGCTGTCCCATGCCATGGAGTTGGCGAAGTCCCATGGCAAGGAGCTCCAGGTACTAGGTGTGACCTGATGCTCACTATCTGATTACACCTGCCTGGAACTGGTCACAGCACCAGTAGCTGAATAGGAAGTGGGACCAAGGGCATTAGGAATTGGCATGGGGATTATCTACTGAAACAGTCCACACGACTGAGGACTCACAGGAGGCCTGTGGACTGACTTTGAGATTAACAGGGAGCTCACATCTTGAGCCCATCCAACAGAATTATTATCTGAATTTTCTAACTTTTAGTAACAAAGTCATCTATCTTTATTATGATAACGCAATTTCCACAGTTAAAGTGAACTTAGGTAACCTGGGCAGATATTCCctaaaaataatccttaaaaatattttgaagggcTCCTAAAAAGAGTTTCTAATGATGTGCATGGTTCTCCTCAATCCTTATTTTTCTCCGAGTTTTCTTTTTCACCCAGAACTAAATAAGAATGttgtttatgaaaaaaaaaaaaagaatgttgtttATGTTTGCTATCCCaatttctgttgttgctgttaaaataatacatgtactCGGAAAGGCAATCAAATATGGTAGGATACACAACAGGATGTAAAATTGTCCATCTACTTCAACGTGGTGTCAGTTCCCGAAGTCAAGCCTTTAGAAATCTGTTATGTATACTCATAATTAccttacatattaaaatattaatgcataAATACAAGCATCTGGATATAGTTCCCTTTCTCACAGTGATGACTCTCCCATCCATATTCCTAGATACTtacttagttttcttcttttacttgcagcaggtttttttgttttgtttttttatttcctttctttgctgttGCCAGTTACAAGTTAGCTTTCCTCCCCTTTGACATCAGCCAACAggcatattctttatttttttgttttttttattcattcattcctggatgtttctactttgtttctttgGTAAATCACACTTTCCTATCCATGTGCCTTCTCCTCCAACTCAAATGTTGTGAAACAGACCCAGGAATAGAGACAAATGAAGCTGGCAGTGCCCTTCCTTTGATCACCCTGTTCCCCTCACTGTCTGGTAGTTCTGAGAAagaccatttttcttctttcactgaaGGGGTCCTTTTCCTGTAGTGCTTTCTACCTTCTCCTTTGGTTGTGAACCTGAGCCATGTGGAGCTCATGCTCCATTTTGACAGAAGTGAAAGCACCACTCCAAGCCTCTCCTGAGTGTCTCCCATGGGTGTGCAGGAGCACAGGCATTTGTGGGAAACttggtcattttctttattcttatctGAAGTGTCAAATGTAGCTTTGTGAGCCTGTTTAGTTTGTATGTTTAAATAGTTCATTTCTGATTGTGTGACACACAATTTCATATTATGAGGCTGAATACGCTTTTTCCAAACATACCTACTATGAGTTAAAAATGGATATttaggtggggtgcctgggtggctcagttggctaggcggctgccttctgcttgggtcatgatcccaggatcctgagatcgagccccacgtcaggctccctgctgggtggggggtctgcttctccctgccgctctacctacttgtgctctctgtcaaataaataaataaaatcttttttaaaaatggatatttaGGTGAGTTTTTCTGCTCTACTTAAGCACCACTGCTTTGAAGTTCTGTTCTTAAAACTTCAGTCATGTGGCTGGCTGTTTTAATAGATCAATACACCTAAGAATATGTTAGCATCTTTACAACTTCTTAGCTTATTGAGTTCATATTAGCAAACCAAAGCTATTAATCTCTTGTGTGTCTCTTGTTGAAGTTTGCCTGAtcgtttttaaaatatcatgttgTTTGGTCTTGGAGTCTTACAAGTCAGTAACTATATCAAACAGGTCAATACTCCAGTCTGtctgtatacatatacacatacataaatctGAGAGTTTGATACTTGGAATATGTGCCACCAATGGAGGACCTCCTTTTCCAGTGGTCAATTCTTCAGCTTTTGACAGacattgctttcttttgtttgtttgtttgtttgcttaaggTTTACagtttaatgcaaaaaaaaaaaaaaaagtcctgttaTCATTTTGGGGACTATTAGGAAGTTCTCAGCATTTTTATATTATAGTTCAACAGAAGAAGCTATAGATTTGATACTTTCTCAAATGTTTTCAGGACAGAGAACAGAAATTGAGTATTTAAATACTAAttcagggtggggggatgggttagcctggtgatgggtattaaggagggcacattctgcgtggagcactgggtgttatgcacaaacaatgaatcatggaacactacatcaagaactaatgatgtaatgtatggtgattaacataacaataaaaaataaaaataaaaaaataaatactaattcaAATAGTTAATAAAAGGATAGAAGTGAAGTCAAACAAGTCATGCAAAACCCTGCTGACAGCAACGGAAGGAAACTCCATCACACTTCAAGAGATTTTGCTGTGAACTGTGGGCTGTGGATACCAGTCACATGTAGCAGAGCTGTCTCAGAGGTGGTCTGATTTTAGGGAAGTTCCACTTCGGATTACTGAGCTACATGCCTACAATCTGACGAGAGAAAGTTTAAGCAATGGTTGACaggtgaaaagaaaaatttcaatttgTATCAAGTCTCCTtcaattgtattttatttgaatgGTCTGCCATTTGCTTAAATGCAGTATTAAGGGGAACACCAATTGTTTTGTGCTTAGATGTTCTAAACATATTACTTTTAATAACATATTAATAACACAATAACATTAGGACATTTTGCCCATTCGAATATAATCAGTTCTTGTTTTCTGGATAACTTAGAATCCTGAAAAGTA from Zalophus californianus isolate mZalCal1 chromosome 11, mZalCal1.pri.v2, whole genome shotgun sequence harbors:
- the LOC113913643 gene encoding olfactory receptor 52E4-like; this encodes MQLQVLPLLCIPCVPVISRPLPRDPNALDVDSANSCHQRSLQVPYVLQTWILQGTAPGDTMTVCNTSLGHPPFFILQGIPGIEDKHRWISIPFSSVYFVTILGNCTIIFIICTERSLHKPMFLLLCTLAFTDLGMSTTTIPKVLCIFWFGQSEMSYVGCLVQMFFIHSISAFQSAILMTMAFDRYVAICEPLCYAIILSNSHIGLIGLLSLVRAIFFILPMPVLLQNMPFHANHVIPTTYCEHMAVVKMVCVATTVNRIYGLVVALLVAGLDISAIASSYVLIIWAVLRLSSKEAHHKAVNTCTTYICVMLMLMLISYTPSLFSFLTHRFGRRIPPHVRTILGNLYFLVPPMLNPIIYAVKAKEFWDKLTKYGCWEKEPITIVHGQKLV